AGGAAAGAGCTACGCCGAGAGGCTCGGCCACTTCGTCGCACCTTACCTCAACCTCATGGGACTCGACTGGAAGGCCGGGGTGAGCCTAATCTTCGGAATAATTGCCAAGGAGAACGTAATCTCAACGTACAGCATTCTCTACGGCGGTCTGACGGGCGAGGCACTCAAGGAGGCCATGATGTCCTCTATGAGCCCACTGCAGGGCTTCGTTCTGGCGGTCGTCACGACGCTCTACATACCGTGCGTGGCCACGATAGCGGCCATAAGGGCCGAGAGCAACTGGAAGTGGGCGCTCGCGGTGACGGTCTACATGATAACAGTCGCCTCGCTCCTTGGAATCCTGATATGGCACGTTGGAACGGCGCTGGGGTTGTGAAGATGGGCAAGATGGAGGAAGTGCTGAGGCTCATCAACGAGGGCAAACGCTTTCCCCAGGACATCGCGAGGGAGCTCGGGATTACGGTTGAGGAAGTCGAGGGAATAATCGAGCTCCTCAAAAGCCTCGGCTACATCGAGGAGGTTGAGCAGAGGCCGGCCTGCGAGATCTGCCCGCTCAGGAAGGTCTGTTATGGAAAGTGCCTCGTGCCGAGGGTGAAGGTGCTTAGGCCGAGCTTTGACGTCCACAAAAACGAGCGTTAGCGAACAGTTCGGTGCATCCATCTTTTCGTCCGGTCGGGCGCTTCGCGTTCTTCAAGCAGGGGCCGTTAAGCCTGCTTAGCCACTCCATTCTCGGGGCCACCGGGCCTTTTGCCACCTTAACGTCAACTTTTCGAGAATAGTCACCGCCGGTTAAACCTTTCACCAGCGGTAATATATTTTATGGCCGTAAAATATATAAGCCGGCCCGTGGTATCTATAGACGGTGAGAACCATGAAGGCTGTCATTCTCGCAGGCGGTTTTGGAACGAGACTCAGGCCACTGTCATCAACGAGGCCAAAGCCGATGATTCCGGTCCTCGGAAAGCCCAACCTCCAGTACATACTCGAGGCGCTCGAGAAGGTCCCCGAAATAGACGAGGTCATTCTCTCCGTCCACTACATGAGGGGCGAGATAAGGGAGTTCATTGACGAGAAGATGGCGGACTATCCCAAGGAAATCCGCTTCGTCAACGACCCCATGCCACTCGAGACCGGTGGCGCGCTCAAGAACGTTGAGGAGTACGTGAGCGATGACTTCCTCGTGATTTACGGTGACGTCTTCACGAACTTCGACTACCGCGAGCTCATAAAGGCCCACGAGGAGAAGGGCGGACTCATAACCGTTGGGGCTACCAAGGTCTACGACCCGGAGCGCTTTGGCGTTCTCGAGATGGACGAGAGTGGAAAGGTGCTCCACTTCGAGGAGAAGCCCAAGAGGCCCAAGAGCAACCTCGTCGACGCCGGAATCTACGTCGTGAACAGGAAGGTTCTCGAGGAGATTCCTAAGGGCAAGGAGGTCTACTTTGAGCGTGAAATCCTGCCGAAGTTCGTCGAGCGCGGTGAGGTTTACGCCTACCGGATGCCGAAGGGGACCTACTGGGTCGACCTCGGAACGCCAGACGACCTGTTCTACGCCCACCAGATAGCGCTCGACGAGATGGCTCGCGAGAACGGCTACTTCAAGATAGCAGAGAGCGCGGAGGTTCCAGAAGATGTAGAGATTCAGGGGCCGGTCTACATTGACGAGGGCGTCAAAGTAGGGCACGGCGTCAAGATTAAGGCCTACTCCTACATCGGCCCGAACACAGTGATAGAGGACAGAGCCTACATCAAGCGCTCCGTCCTCATCGGTAGCGACATAATCAAGGAGCGCGCCGAGCTGAAGGACACGATACTCGGCGAGGGAGTTGTAGTTGGCAGGGACGTAATCATCAAGGAGAACGCCGTCATCGGCGACTACGCGAAGATTTACGACGGACTCGTGATTTACGGGGCGAAGGTTCTGCCCTGGAAGAAGGTCGAGGAGTACGAGGCCTACATCAAGATAAAGCTCGACCCGACGAAGGTCAGGCCCGGCCAGTACCCGGACCGCTGTCCTCTCGGCCTTCCGGAGTGTATCTACAAGAAGTTCAAGGCGATAGCCGGCGAGAAGCCTCCGTGCGACGAGTGTATCGAGAACCAGTGGCTCTTCTGAGCTTTTTAATCTTCTTTCTAGGTCTTCTTTGAGTCTTATTGCAACTTCAGAGCATCTTTGACAGTATCATAAACGCGATTAACTTTCAATTCTCTTCGAGTCTTATTGCAACCAGTATCTCCCTTTCGTGCTTGGTCAGGCGCTTCCCCTCTTTCAATTCTCCTAGAGTCTTATTGCAACTTTCGGACTGACCCATTCGTTTATGCTGATGATTTTGCTTTCAATTCCCCTCGAGTCTTATTGCAACATTCAAGGACAGGGACCACTACCAGGCTTGGGTGGTTATTTCAATTCTCCTAGAGTCTTATTGCAACAAGGCGCTTAGAGCGGAAGCTGGAGCGGTTGAAGAAGATTTCAATTCTCCTAGAGTCTTATTGCAACAGCCAGTCCCCTGGCAATCTCCCAGATGCTC
The Thermococcus sp. 21S9 DNA segment above includes these coding regions:
- a CDS encoding DNA-binding protein; translated protein: MGKMEEVLRLINEGKRFPQDIARELGITVEEVEGIIELLKSLGYIEEVEQRPACEICPLRKVCYGKCLVPRVKVLRPSFDVHKNER
- a CDS encoding sugar phosphate nucleotidyltransferase → MKAVILAGGFGTRLRPLSSTRPKPMIPVLGKPNLQYILEALEKVPEIDEVILSVHYMRGEIREFIDEKMADYPKEIRFVNDPMPLETGGALKNVEEYVSDDFLVIYGDVFTNFDYRELIKAHEEKGGLITVGATKVYDPERFGVLEMDESGKVLHFEEKPKRPKSNLVDAGIYVVNRKVLEEIPKGKEVYFEREILPKFVERGEVYAYRMPKGTYWVDLGTPDDLFYAHQIALDEMARENGYFKIAESAEVPEDVEIQGPVYIDEGVKVGHGVKIKAYSYIGPNTVIEDRAYIKRSVLIGSDIIKERAELKDTILGEGVVVGRDVIIKENAVIGDYAKIYDGLVIYGAKVLPWKKVEEYEAYIKIKLDPTKVRPGQYPDRCPLGLPECIYKKFKAIAGEKPPCDECIENQWLF